The following coding sequences are from one Arthrobacter crystallopoietes window:
- a CDS encoding Pls/PosA family non-ribosomal peptide synthetase, giving the protein MNPPTPAATAAQAGNGSPATPASGAGIALERRLADLLAAVVKKDDVPVDANFFLELGADSLVMAQFCARVRKQPDLPAVSIKDIYQHPSISALAAALAPPEAPPATAQVNVQDQLAEVLASILNVEHVSVEANFFHDLGADSLVMAQFCARVRKQPDLPAISIKDIYQHPTISALAAALAPAEEASATAQMQDRLAEVLAGVLGGRQVAVDSHFFQDLGADSLLMARFCARVRKQPDLPAISIKDIYQHPTISALAAALAPAEPATSPVQDRLAEMLGGVLGIDHVPVDSDFFQDLGADSLVMAKFCARVRKQPDLPKVSMKDIYGSPNISALAAALQGPSQQEQRQEPSPALASIPETPRPMDVRTWEYVTCGALQVLVYVGYCLLAGWLAIVGYQWIFPEAGPGNHDWLGHGMSFGEIYLRSIAFSAATFVLLCILPVAAKWIFVGRFRPREIRIWSLAYFRFWLVKALMRTSPLSLMTGSPLTTFYLRAMGAKVGRNVMIMTNRLPVCTDLLTIGEGTVIRKDAVLNGYRAHGGVIQLGALTLGRDVIVGEGSVLDIDTGMGDGSQLAHRSTLYTGQIVPAGERWHGSPGRRTDVDYGGVEAMSYRPWRRAWFAISQLVSTLGLGRTMWSLAIALVILAQPRVAALLEVQPFAFTDWAFYADAITYAGLAVFGGTVMALVVITTVPRLLQLAVKPDRVYPLFGLRDAAARAVARLTNSPLLGGLFGDSSYVVNYVRAIGYKQPQVQQTGSNLGTVFKHDNPFLTTIGSGTMIADAVSFMNTDYSATSFKVSRAAIGAHNFLGNAVLYPAGAKTGDNCLLATKVMVPIDGPVRHDVGLLGSPAFEIPRSVLRDALPEEHASRSHFRRDLAAKNRHNRHTMALLMLTRWFNMSLAMVIMLAALELSDQFGFLALSGAFVVMLFVGLLVPIGIEHLVTGFRRLQPRLCSIYNPYFWWHERYWKLMTQSRYMAILNGTPFKPLAWRLLDVRIGARVFDDGCGIIERSLVTIGSRCTLNAGSTVQSHSQEDGMFKSDHNVIGDDVTLGVGAFVHYGVTVENGAVVAADSFVMKGTTLTSGSLWGGNPAEEARAAATTPVALERPVS; this is encoded by the coding sequence ATGAATCCCCCGACTCCCGCGGCGACCGCGGCTCAGGCTGGGAACGGCTCTCCAGCAACTCCGGCCTCGGGCGCGGGCATTGCCCTGGAGCGCCGGCTGGCGGATCTTCTAGCAGCAGTGGTGAAGAAGGACGACGTCCCTGTGGACGCCAACTTCTTCCTCGAATTAGGCGCGGACTCGCTGGTCATGGCGCAGTTCTGCGCTCGGGTGCGCAAACAGCCGGACCTGCCCGCCGTGTCGATCAAGGACATCTACCAGCACCCATCGATCTCGGCGCTGGCGGCGGCCCTGGCACCGCCGGAAGCGCCGCCTGCGACGGCGCAGGTGAACGTGCAGGACCAGTTGGCGGAGGTGTTGGCCAGCATACTGAACGTCGAGCACGTCTCGGTGGAGGCCAACTTCTTCCACGACCTGGGCGCGGACTCGCTGGTCATGGCGCAGTTCTGCGCCCGCGTGCGCAAGCAGCCGGACCTGCCGGCGATCTCCATCAAGGACATCTACCAGCACCCAACAATCTCGGCGCTGGCCGCGGCCCTGGCGCCGGCGGAAGAGGCATCGGCGACGGCGCAGATGCAGGACCGGTTGGCGGAGGTGCTGGCCGGTGTACTGGGCGGCAGGCAAGTGGCGGTGGACAGCCACTTCTTCCAGGACCTGGGCGCGGACTCGCTGCTGATGGCCAGGTTCTGCGCCCGGGTGCGCAAGCAGCCGGACCTGCCGGCGATCTCTATCAAGGACATCTACCAGCACCCGACGATCTCGGCGCTGGCCGCGGCCCTGGCACCGGCGGAACCGGCGACATCGCCGGTGCAGGACCGGCTGGCCGAGATGCTGGGCGGCGTGCTGGGCATTGACCATGTCCCGGTGGACAGCGACTTTTTCCAAGACCTGGGCGCGGACTCGCTGGTGATGGCCAAGTTCTGTGCCCGGGTGCGCAAGCAGCCTGACCTGCCCAAGGTGTCCATGAAGGACATCTACGGCAGCCCGAATATCTCCGCCCTCGCGGCGGCCTTGCAAGGCCCCTCGCAGCAAGAGCAGCGGCAGGAGCCCTCCCCGGCTCTGGCATCCATACCGGAGACGCCGCGGCCGATGGACGTGCGGACCTGGGAGTACGTCACCTGCGGCGCCCTGCAGGTGCTCGTCTACGTCGGCTACTGCCTCCTCGCCGGCTGGCTCGCGATCGTAGGGTACCAGTGGATCTTCCCGGAGGCGGGGCCGGGTAACCACGACTGGCTGGGCCACGGGATGAGCTTCGGGGAAATCTACCTGCGGTCGATCGCTTTCTCTGCGGCGACTTTCGTGCTGCTGTGCATCCTGCCGGTGGCGGCGAAGTGGATTTTCGTGGGGCGCTTCCGGCCTCGGGAGATCCGTATCTGGAGTCTGGCCTATTTCCGGTTCTGGCTGGTCAAGGCATTGATGCGCACCTCGCCACTCTCATTGATGACCGGTTCCCCTCTGACGACCTTCTACCTGAGGGCCATGGGCGCGAAGGTTGGCCGCAACGTGATGATCATGACCAATCGGCTGCCGGTCTGCACCGATCTGCTGACCATCGGGGAGGGGACGGTGATCCGCAAGGATGCGGTCCTCAACGGCTACCGCGCCCATGGTGGCGTCATCCAGTTGGGTGCGCTGACGCTGGGCCGGGACGTAATCGTCGGAGAAGGCAGTGTCCTGGACATCGACACGGGAATGGGGGACGGTTCGCAGTTAGCCCACCGCTCCACTTTGTACACGGGCCAAATCGTGCCCGCAGGCGAACGGTGGCACGGTTCGCCGGGCAGGCGCACCGATGTCGACTACGGCGGGGTCGAGGCGATGTCTTACCGGCCGTGGCGGCGGGCATGGTTCGCCATATCCCAACTCGTTTCCACCCTTGGGTTGGGCCGCACCATGTGGAGTCTGGCCATCGCACTGGTCATCCTGGCGCAACCGCGCGTGGCGGCGCTTCTGGAGGTGCAGCCTTTCGCGTTTACAGACTGGGCCTTCTACGCTGATGCTATTACCTACGCCGGTCTGGCCGTCTTCGGCGGAACGGTCATGGCATTGGTCGTCATAACGACCGTGCCGCGGTTGCTCCAACTCGCCGTGAAGCCCGACAGGGTGTATCCGCTGTTCGGACTGCGGGACGCGGCGGCGCGGGCGGTGGCGAGGTTGACCAACAGTCCCCTGCTTGGAGGGTTGTTCGGCGACAGCTCGTACGTCGTGAACTATGTGCGGGCCATTGGGTACAAGCAGCCGCAGGTCCAGCAGACCGGCTCGAACCTTGGCACGGTATTCAAGCACGATAACCCGTTCCTTACGACGATCGGCAGCGGGACGATGATTGCCGACGCCGTGTCGTTCATGAACACCGACTACTCGGCGACGTCCTTCAAGGTCAGTCGGGCGGCGATTGGGGCGCACAATTTCCTTGGCAACGCCGTTCTCTATCCGGCCGGGGCCAAGACCGGAGACAACTGCCTGCTCGCAACCAAGGTGATGGTCCCCATCGACGGACCGGTGCGCCATGACGTGGGCCTGCTCGGATCACCCGCGTTCGAGATTCCCCGCTCGGTCCTGCGGGACGCCCTTCCCGAGGAGCATGCCAGCCGGAGCCACTTCCGCCGGGACCTGGCGGCCAAGAACAGGCACAACAGGCACACGATGGCCCTCCTGATGCTTACCCGGTGGTTCAACATGTCGCTTGCCATGGTGATCATGCTCGCCGCCCTCGAACTGTCCGACCAGTTTGGTTTCCTTGCCCTCAGCGGGGCGTTCGTCGTGATGCTCTTCGTCGGCTTGCTGGTCCCCATCGGCATCGAGCACCTCGTGACGGGGTTCCGGAGGCTCCAGCCCCGGCTCTGCTCCATCTACAACCCATACTTCTGGTGGCACGAGCGGTACTGGAAGCTGATGACCCAAAGCCGGTACATGGCCATCCTCAACGGGACGCCGTTCAAGCCGCTGGCTTGGCGTCTGCTGGACGTGCGGATCGGGGCCCGTGTCTTCGACGACGGTTGCGGAATCATCGAGCGCAGCCTCGTGACAATCGGCTCCCGCTGCACGCTGAACGCCGGCAGCACGGTTCAATCCCACTCCCAAGAGGACGGAATGTTCAAGTCCGACCACAACGTCATTGGCGACGACGTCACGCTCGGCGTCGGAGCCTTTGTCCACTACGGCGTGACCGTCGAAAACGGTGCCGTCGTCGCTGCCGACTCCTTCGTAATGAAGGGGACGACCCTCACCTCGGGATCCCTGTGGGGTGGCAACCCGGCCGAAGAGGCCCGAGCCGCCGCCACGACCCCCGTCGCACTGGAAAGGCCCGTATCATGA
- a CDS encoding non-ribosomal peptide synthetase, with product MTTTSALTCRTAADHSSDPGRSRLALPAAAPTTIPRWTRHPQAGQERVEVAVPEDLRTSVRLTARALETTPGSLWLAAHARVLHALSGETEIAIGCVDSAGTWRCDLVLSHVSWRSLVAEAHDRQALAARGEARHKTASPGYEVVFDLQGGDAELPEGIVLGATVPTVAGREVLLLRYRRDVLDHDAALRIAGYHLAALRHLVANPEAEPADADLLDADERRLQLEQLAGPERPRPRRRFHQLFEEHVRLHPERIAAVQDTREWTYAELNGRANRLARALLARGLQSEDVVAVVAKRDLEWMAAVIGILKAGGAYLPIEPQFPADRIARTLTRAGSRMALTEEGSSATLDDALDGMPSVTKVLFEDIEAEGHAADDLGVEVRPDQLAYVYFTSGSTGEPKGAMCEHDGMVNHLYAKIEDLGIGPGDVVAQSAPQCFDISLWQLVSALLVGGRTLIVWQDRILDVERFVDTVERGAVAVFQVVPSYLDAVVAYLAGKPRALPHLRCVSATGEALKRELVRRWFDVMPNVKLVNAYGLTETSDDTNHEVMSAAPAGGSVPLGPPIPNVRIHILDERQRLVPLGAPGEIAFSGVCVGRGYINDPDRTAQAYSADPYVDGARLYRAGDYGRWSPDGKLEYLGRRDNQVKISGFRIEIGDIENALLHVPGVRDGAVVVGEGGGQSKFLVAFYSGDRPLEVAEIHSEMASRVPGYMVPSTYRWQEVLPLTGNGKIDRKALTRMAGEVVPEAGSPTETLTATEQRLAEAWASVLGIPAGRIGGQDSFFALGGTSLSAVKLAVLLKRAVSIKDIMQTPVLADLAILLEASSLENAAEPPAPTRAGTAAEPASMSPTPTRHSNPLPVKRKDL from the coding sequence ATGACCACCACCTCTGCGCTGACCTGCCGCACCGCCGCCGACCACTCGTCCGATCCGGGCCGCAGCCGGCTCGCCCTTCCAGCAGCCGCCCCGACGACTATTCCCAGATGGACACGGCATCCCCAGGCCGGACAGGAGCGGGTTGAGGTGGCGGTTCCCGAGGACCTGCGCACCTCCGTGAGGCTGACGGCCCGTGCGTTGGAGACGACACCCGGCTCGCTCTGGCTGGCGGCCCATGCGCGGGTACTGCACGCCTTATCCGGCGAGACGGAAATCGCCATCGGATGCGTGGACTCTGCGGGGACCTGGCGGTGCGACCTCGTTCTAAGCCACGTGTCCTGGCGGAGCCTGGTCGCCGAGGCACATGACCGACAGGCCCTGGCCGCCCGCGGGGAGGCCCGTCACAAAACCGCATCTCCGGGGTACGAGGTGGTGTTCGACCTTCAGGGCGGCGATGCAGAGCTACCGGAGGGCATCGTCCTCGGGGCCACCGTCCCGACTGTAGCCGGGCGCGAGGTGCTCCTGCTCCGATACCGGCGGGACGTCCTCGACCACGATGCTGCCCTCAGGATCGCCGGCTACCACCTGGCCGCCCTCCGCCACCTGGTCGCCAACCCTGAAGCGGAGCCTGCCGACGCCGACCTGCTCGATGCGGACGAGCGCCGCCTCCAGCTCGAGCAACTGGCCGGACCAGAGCGTCCCCGCCCCCGACGACGCTTCCACCAGTTGTTCGAGGAGCACGTCCGGCTTCACCCCGAACGCATCGCCGCGGTCCAGGACACGCGCGAGTGGACGTACGCGGAGTTGAACGGCCGTGCCAACCGGCTGGCCCGCGCCCTGCTGGCGCGCGGACTACAGTCCGAGGACGTCGTTGCGGTCGTCGCCAAACGAGACCTGGAGTGGATGGCCGCGGTCATCGGCATCCTCAAGGCCGGAGGCGCGTACCTACCGATCGAACCGCAATTCCCCGCCGACCGGATCGCCAGAACACTCACCCGGGCAGGGAGCCGCATGGCCCTGACCGAGGAAGGCAGCAGCGCCACGCTGGATGATGCACTCGACGGGATGCCTTCGGTCACCAAGGTCCTCTTCGAGGACATTGAGGCCGAAGGGCACGCCGCCGACGATCTCGGCGTGGAGGTGCGTCCGGACCAACTCGCCTACGTCTACTTCACCTCTGGCTCCACGGGCGAACCGAAGGGCGCGATGTGCGAGCACGACGGGATGGTGAACCACCTGTACGCCAAGATCGAGGACCTGGGGATCGGCCCCGGCGACGTCGTCGCCCAGAGTGCCCCCCAATGCTTCGACATCTCGCTGTGGCAACTGGTCTCGGCCCTGCTCGTCGGCGGCCGCACACTCATCGTCTGGCAGGACCGTATCCTCGACGTCGAGCGGTTCGTCGACACCGTGGAACGTGGGGCGGTGGCGGTCTTCCAAGTCGTCCCGTCGTATCTGGACGCGGTGGTCGCGTACTTGGCCGGAAAACCCCGCGCGCTACCGCACCTCCGGTGCGTCTCCGCGACCGGAGAGGCTCTGAAACGTGAGCTGGTCCGCCGCTGGTTCGACGTAATGCCGAACGTCAAGCTGGTCAATGCCTACGGACTGACGGAAACCTCGGACGACACGAACCACGAGGTAATGAGCGCAGCGCCCGCGGGCGGCTCCGTGCCACTTGGCCCGCCGATCCCGAACGTCCGGATCCACATCCTCGACGAGCGGCAGCGGCTCGTGCCGCTCGGGGCACCGGGCGAGATTGCCTTCTCCGGGGTGTGTGTGGGCCGCGGCTACATTAACGACCCGGACCGCACGGCACAGGCCTACTCCGCTGACCCCTACGTGGACGGGGCGCGGCTCTACCGGGCTGGCGACTATGGGCGCTGGTCACCGGACGGCAAGCTGGAGTACCTTGGCCGGCGAGACAACCAGGTCAAGATCTCCGGGTTCCGCATCGAGATCGGCGACATCGAGAACGCGCTGTTGCATGTTCCCGGCGTCCGCGACGGCGCCGTCGTCGTCGGCGAGGGCGGCGGGCAGTCCAAGTTCCTGGTGGCGTTCTACTCTGGCGACCGGCCCCTCGAGGTCGCCGAGATCCACAGCGAAATGGCCTCGCGCGTTCCGGGCTACATGGTTCCGTCGACGTACAGGTGGCAGGAGGTCCTGCCCCTGACCGGCAACGGGAAGATCGACCGGAAGGCTTTGACCCGCATGGCGGGGGAGGTCGTTCCCGAGGCCGGCAGCCCCACGGAGACGCTCACGGCCACCGAGCAGCGGCTGGCCGAAGCATGGGCGAGCGTCCTCGGCATCCCGGCAGGCCGGATCGGTGGTCAGGACTCGTTCTTCGCGCTGGGCGGCACCTCCCTGTCCGCGGTGAAACTCGCCGTCCTGCTCAAGCGCGCGGTGTCGATCAAGGACATCATGCAGACGCCCGTCCTAGCTGACCTGGCGATCCTGCTCGAGGCCTCGTCCTTGGAGAACGCTGCCGAACCGCCCGCACCCACGCGAGCGGGAACCGCCGCAGAGCCCGCCTCCATGTCCCCGACACCGACAAGACACTCCAATCCGCTACCCGTGAAACGAAAGGACCTCTGA
- a CDS encoding TauD/TfdA family dioxygenase — MSSPSPKIQIDMERQAGRAPMLAVEDGHDPVQWAEENREALRAAVDENGAVLVRGLGLSDPAQVAEVYQRLVPGGLMPDREAFATRQPYLDGVYSSLTWPANQPMCMHHELSYALEFPGLMLFACLQAPSVGGVTGIADARSVLEAIPADIVRRFESEGWLLARSYNEDIGATYEEAFGVADRAAVENYCRAHAIEFEWQPDGELRTRQRRPAVVRHPVTGERCWFNQVAFLSEWTIAPEVREYLVDVYGPDGLPFNTRFGNGEPIGEDIIALLNEVYEAHTLRTPWETGDFMLVDNVRMAHSREAYEGPREILVGMAEPRNVFDLDTHT, encoded by the coding sequence ATGTCGTCTCCTTCACCCAAGATCCAGATCGATATGGAACGCCAAGCCGGCCGGGCACCGATGCTCGCCGTCGAGGACGGCCACGACCCTGTGCAGTGGGCCGAAGAGAACCGCGAGGCGCTGCGCGCGGCGGTGGACGAGAATGGGGCCGTCCTGGTCCGCGGGCTGGGCCTCAGTGATCCAGCCCAGGTGGCCGAAGTCTACCAGCGGCTGGTTCCGGGCGGCCTCATGCCGGACCGGGAGGCCTTCGCCACCAGGCAGCCCTACCTGGACGGCGTGTACTCGTCCCTCACCTGGCCCGCGAATCAGCCTATGTGCATGCACCACGAGCTCAGCTACGCGCTTGAGTTCCCCGGCCTGATGCTCTTCGCCTGCCTCCAGGCACCCAGTGTCGGTGGCGTGACCGGTATCGCGGACGCCCGCTCGGTGCTCGAAGCCATACCGGCCGACATCGTCCGGCGGTTCGAAAGCGAAGGATGGCTGCTCGCCCGCAGCTACAACGAAGATATCGGAGCCACCTACGAGGAGGCGTTCGGGGTCGCCGACCGCGCTGCCGTCGAAAACTACTGCCGGGCCCACGCGATCGAGTTCGAGTGGCAGCCCGACGGGGAGCTCCGCACCCGCCAACGGCGCCCTGCCGTTGTCCGGCATCCGGTGACCGGCGAGCGCTGCTGGTTCAACCAGGTCGCGTTCTTGAGCGAATGGACCATCGCGCCGGAGGTGAGGGAGTACCTGGTGGACGTTTACGGTCCCGATGGGCTGCCGTTCAACACCCGCTTCGGCAACGGCGAGCCGATCGGCGAGGACATCATCGCTCTCTTGAACGAGGTCTACGAGGCCCACACCCTTCGAACGCCGTGGGAGACCGGGGACTTCATGCTCGTAGACAACGTGCGCATGGCCCACAGCCGCGAGGCGTACGAGGGTCCAAGGGAGATCCTCGTTGGCATGGCCGAGCCACGCAATGTATTCGATCTCGATACCCACACCTAG
- the sbnB gene encoding 2,3-diaminopropionate biosynthesis protein SbnB, translated as MTEFAISPVIAAAEPKTVPPFAVISGAQVQQVLQGREKQVVELVEQTYRVHAAGDSVNPPSYFLRFPDRPTSRIIALPASVGGEVEVDGIKWVSSFPDNVASGIPRASAVLILNDRATGYPFACMESSVISASRTAASAAAAADWLSRGRGRPRRVGFFGVGLIARYIHTFLNATDWSFDEIGVFDLSGESAEGFKGYLERSGTRARVTVHEGPEQLIRSSDLVVFATVASQPHVHDTTWFAHNPLVLHVSLRDLAPEILLASTNILDDVDHCLKAGTSAHLVEQMVGHRDFVDGTLADVMDGRVSPAADRPVVFSPFGLGVLDLAVGKYVYDELVSSGQLRVVEDFFSELRRYG; from the coding sequence ATGACAGAATTCGCCATTTCCCCAGTGATAGCCGCGGCTGAACCGAAGACGGTTCCCCCCTTCGCGGTCATCTCCGGAGCCCAGGTACAGCAGGTGCTCCAGGGTCGCGAGAAGCAGGTCGTCGAACTGGTCGAGCAGACCTACCGGGTGCATGCGGCCGGAGACTCGGTGAACCCGCCGTCCTATTTCCTGCGCTTCCCGGACCGGCCCACCTCCCGCATCATCGCCCTGCCCGCCTCAGTCGGCGGGGAGGTGGAGGTTGACGGCATCAAGTGGGTCTCCAGCTTCCCGGACAACGTGGCGTCGGGGATTCCGCGTGCCTCCGCAGTGTTGATCCTCAACGACCGGGCGACGGGCTACCCCTTCGCATGCATGGAGAGCTCCGTTATCAGCGCCTCCAGGACAGCTGCATCGGCCGCCGCGGCTGCGGACTGGCTCAGTCGAGGCCGGGGGCGTCCCAGACGCGTCGGGTTCTTCGGCGTGGGGCTCATCGCCCGCTACATCCACACCTTCCTGAACGCGACCGACTGGTCCTTCGACGAGATCGGGGTGTTCGACCTCTCGGGCGAGAGCGCGGAGGGTTTCAAGGGCTATCTCGAACGCAGCGGCACCCGAGCCCGGGTGACCGTGCATGAGGGCCCCGAGCAGCTGATTCGGAGCAGCGATCTCGTCGTGTTCGCCACGGTGGCGAGCCAGCCACACGTGCACGACACGACGTGGTTCGCGCACAACCCGCTGGTGCTGCACGTGTCCCTGCGCGACCTGGCCCCGGAGATCCTGTTGGCATCGACCAACATCCTCGACGACGTCGACCACTGCTTGAAAGCCGGGACGTCGGCCCACCTCGTGGAGCAGATGGTCGGCCACCGGGACTTCGTGGACGGGACCTTGGCCGACGTCATGGACGGCAGGGTCTCGCCGGCGGCTGATCGCCCTGTCGTGTTCTCGCCGTTCGGCCTGGGCGTGCTCGATCTGGCGGTGGGCAAGTATGTCTACGACGAACTTGTCAGCAGCGGCCAGCTCCGGGTGGTCGAGGACTTCTTTTCCGAACTGCGCAGGTACGGCTGA
- a CDS encoding acyl-protein synthetase has translation MLSLPQMLGNVSKAHVQSPEDWARSVTDVLRDAAIYHQAHNGFYRAQCDALGVDPAAINDINDLQDLPLLPVGMFKRPDAQVLLTCSLADVETETSSSGTRGVPSVARRNSETVTRALVGLIGTYREFFSLSGGAGLFLNPSDSEASEMGLLKDFNILNSVFDHHVYLVADQSFDVREALEHLRRWKGHMTRHIVCPPFLIERLLRFLEQEKVNVRLDPYSMIITLGGWKRHTSEAIPAEGFREQCHDLLGVRPGNVRDMYGMIESNMLAVECHLHRKHVPPWCYISIRDPGQIGRELDPGGTGTIAVLDALNTSYPGFLLTDDVGDVETGTCGCGRTGQVINFRRRGQGGGFGHCPVSLERYLGSGTTANDEAAALMRA, from the coding sequence ATGCTCTCGTTACCGCAGATGCTGGGGAATGTGTCCAAGGCACACGTCCAGTCCCCTGAGGACTGGGCACGGTCGGTCACCGACGTCCTGCGGGACGCCGCGATCTACCACCAGGCCCATAACGGCTTCTACCGTGCCCAGTGTGACGCGTTGGGAGTCGATCCCGCCGCGATCAACGACATCAACGACCTGCAAGACCTGCCCCTGTTGCCGGTCGGCATGTTTAAACGTCCCGACGCCCAAGTGCTACTCACCTGCTCCCTGGCCGACGTTGAGACCGAGACCAGCTCCAGCGGAACCCGCGGTGTCCCGTCTGTCGCCCGCCGCAACAGCGAGACAGTGACCCGGGCTCTGGTTGGCCTGATCGGGACTTACCGGGAGTTCTTCAGCCTGTCCGGGGGCGCGGGTCTTTTCTTGAACCCGTCGGACTCCGAAGCTTCGGAGATGGGTCTGCTCAAGGACTTCAACATCCTGAACAGCGTCTTCGACCACCACGTATATCTCGTTGCCGACCAGTCGTTCGATGTCAGGGAGGCCCTGGAGCACCTGCGCCGGTGGAAGGGCCACATGACCCGGCACATCGTCTGTCCGCCGTTCCTCATCGAGCGGCTCCTCCGGTTCCTCGAGCAGGAGAAGGTCAATGTGCGCTTGGACCCGTACAGCATGATCATTACGCTCGGCGGTTGGAAGCGGCACACGTCCGAAGCCATTCCTGCCGAGGGCTTTCGGGAGCAGTGCCACGACCTGCTCGGTGTGCGCCCGGGGAACGTGCGCGACATGTACGGGATGATTGAGTCGAACATGCTCGCTGTCGAATGCCACCTGCATCGCAAGCACGTTCCGCCTTGGTGCTACATCTCCATCCGGGATCCTGGCCAGATCGGCAGGGAGCTCGATCCGGGGGGCACCGGCACAATTGCCGTACTGGACGCCCTCAACACCAGCTACCCCGGTTTCCTCCTCACCGACGACGTGGGCGACGTCGAGACCGGCACCTGCGGGTGCGGGAGAACCGGCCAGGTCATCAACTTCCGCCGTCGGGGGCAGGGCGGCGGGTTTGGCCACTGCCCCGTCAGCCTCGAGCGCTACCTCGGCTCGGGTACCACCGCCAACGATGAGGCGGCGGCTCTCATGAGGGCCTGA
- a CDS encoding M20/M25/M40 family metallo-hydrolase: MPALRPQDEVVRICQELIRIDTSNFGDNAGPGERAAAEYAAGLLEEVGLSTEIFESSPGRASVVTRMAGEDPSADALVVHGHLDVVPAQKEDWQVDPFSGEEKDGLIWGRGAVDMKDMDAMILSVARDMARTGTKPKRDIVFAFFADEEAGGKYGARWAVDNRPELFDGATEAISEVGGFSANIGGKRAYLLQTAEKGIAWLRLAVSGRAGHGSQINTDNAVTTLASAVGRIGAHQWPIELTDTSRRFLDGVTELTGVEFDPDNPDILLKELGTVARFVGATLQNTSNPTVLKAGYKENVIPGLAEARIDARTLPGQDELVLAKIQELAGEDVDISYIHQDSALEVPFAGNLVDAMVDSLRHEDPDAVVLPYTLSGGTDNKSLARLGITGYGFAPLQLPDDLDFTGMFHGVDERVPVDSLKFGTRVLHRLLTSY; the protein is encoded by the coding sequence ATGCCTGCCCTTCGTCCGCAAGATGAAGTTGTCCGCATCTGCCAGGAACTGATCCGGATCGACACCTCGAATTTTGGTGACAATGCGGGTCCGGGAGAGCGGGCAGCCGCCGAGTATGCGGCCGGCCTGCTGGAGGAAGTGGGTCTGTCCACGGAGATCTTCGAATCATCTCCGGGACGCGCTTCAGTCGTCACCCGCATGGCAGGGGAGGATCCTTCGGCAGACGCGCTGGTGGTCCATGGACATCTGGATGTTGTGCCGGCGCAGAAAGAAGACTGGCAGGTTGATCCCTTCAGCGGCGAGGAAAAGGACGGTCTAATCTGGGGCCGTGGAGCGGTGGACATGAAGGACATGGATGCCATGATCCTGTCCGTGGCCCGCGACATGGCCCGAACCGGAACCAAGCCGAAGCGCGACATCGTATTCGCTTTCTTCGCCGACGAAGAGGCCGGCGGCAAATACGGGGCTCGTTGGGCAGTAGATAACCGACCCGAGCTTTTCGACGGCGCCACGGAAGCGATTTCGGAAGTCGGTGGGTTCTCTGCCAACATCGGCGGGAAACGTGCCTACCTGCTCCAGACTGCCGAGAAAGGCATCGCATGGCTACGCTTGGCTGTCAGCGGGCGGGCTGGGCACGGCTCGCAGATCAACACGGACAACGCGGTGACCACGTTGGCAAGCGCCGTGGGCAGGATCGGCGCCCATCAGTGGCCCATCGAGCTGACGGACACGAGCCGACGGTTCCTGGACGGCGTAACGGAACTCACCGGCGTCGAATTCGATCCGGACAATCCGGACATTCTGCTCAAGGAATTGGGCACCGTGGCACGCTTCGTCGGTGCCACTTTGCAAAACACTTCCAATCCGACCGTGCTGAAAGCCGGCTACAAGGAAAACGTCATACCTGGCTTGGCCGAAGCCCGGATCGACGCACGGACTCTGCCGGGCCAGGACGAACTGGTGCTGGCCAAGATCCAGGAGCTGGCGGGGGAGGACGTCGACATCTCCTACATCCACCAGGACTCGGCGCTCGAAGTACCGTTCGCGGGAAACCTCGTGGATGCAATGGTGGATTCGCTCAGGCATGAGGATCCGGACGCAGTGGTTCTGCCGTACACGCTTTCCGGCGGCACGGACAACAAGTCGCTGGCCAGGCTCGGGATCACCGGATACGGGTTCGCACCGCTGCAGCTGCCCGATGACCTGGACTTCACCGGTATGTTCCACGGCGTGGACGAACGCGTTCCCGTGGACTCCCTGAAGTTCGGCACCCGGGTACTGCACCGGCTGCTGACCAGCTACTAG